Proteins from a single region of Coregonus clupeaformis isolate EN_2021a chromosome 35, ASM2061545v1, whole genome shotgun sequence:
- the LOC123482614 gene encoding 2',3'-cyclic-nucleotide 3'-phosphodiesterase-like, producing MDAEQNQVLDTETETREQQETEAGDCPQSKLNSPIEPAKSPVNGQEIEHLPDMVTESGTSEETQETEPKAEKSPKKMSASPEKVPETSTEIVTKAEKYPEKQPELERSTEKVPEPATALYVESENIQTTEPEKHPMPEKTPEPLPLDEPLAENNIETAPEKMAEPGPEAVKLSEQAALEPVTQQESEDVKLLEPEEKEPGESEKQAESDIVLEVEPEIQVEPETVKEVEADKQTEAEIVPEPEPKKPVAAETVKEVEAGKPVAAETVKKVEAEKPVEADTMMEEKLVEAEIGKGADGVEQQKAEVVEQVPTPGTLSFAFLEHEQTKATLRTSRTLIILRGLPGSGKSLLARAIADSYQGLCTVCCADDHGVKPENPEASADGYKAFDDAVVACCSVGTSAQVIVVDDTNHTHDRLARLGEVAEQHRLVAMFLEPRTEWSRDLPQLAKKTQRGLEEAQIQAMKVPLEETSLPLFFGWFLLPGIQDKVRCTSLDFLKTLDTLEAFKKHLPDFTVEAEKEVDLEQYFQANGTLHCTTKFCDYGKAEGAKEYADKPAVKELYGSVFELSLSALFVTPRTVGARVSLSEDQLTLWPADAEKEVVSVVPAATTLPAGSRAHITLGCAEGVEQLQTGIDLLEILALQQAGQEGELVEEMELGSLSYYGKGRWLLSLREPVSAQACFSSLYGPKKADAKKDGDKKKKQKCTIL from the exons ATGGATGCTGAGCAGAACCAGGTGTTGGACACCGAAACAGAGACTCGAGAGCAACAGGAGACTGAAGCAGGAGACTGCCCCCAGTCAAAACTCAACTCTCCAATAGAGCCTGCAAAATCAccagtgaatgggcaagaaattGAGCATTTGCCAGATATGGTGACGGAATCAGGAACGTCAGAAGAAACACAAGAGACAGAGCCTAAAGCAGAAAAATCACCAAAGAAAATGTCTGCATCTCCTGAGAAGGTTCCAGAGACATCTACAGAAATTGTGACTAAAGCAGAGAAGTACCCAGAAAAACAACCAGAActagagagatcaacagagaagGTCCCTGAGCCAGCTACAGCATTGTATGTAGAATCAGAAAACATCCAGACCACAGAGCCTGAAAAGCATCCAATGCCAGAGAAAACGCCAGAGCCTCTGCCTTTAGATGAGCCTCTGGCAGAGAATAACATTGAAACTGCGCCAGAGAAAATGGCAGAACCCGGCCCAGAGGCTGTTAAACTGTCTGAGCAGGCAGCGCTCGAGCCTGTCACACAGCAAGAATCTGAGGACGTGAAACTGCTCGAACCAGAAGAGAAAGAGCCTGGGGAATCTGAGAAGCAGGCAGAATCTGATATTGTGTTGGAGGTGGAGCCAGAGATTCAAGTGGAGCCTGAAACTGTAAAGGAAGTGGAGGCAGACAAACAGACCGAAGCTGAAATTGTACCGGAACCAGAGCCAAAGAAACCAGTAGCGGCTGAGACTGTGAAGGAAGTGGAAGCAGGGAAACCAGTAGCAGCTGAGACTGTGAAGAAAGTGGAAGCAGAGAAACCAGTAGAAGCTGACACTATGATGGAAGAGAAACTGGTAGAAGCTGAAATAGGAAAAGGGGCAGATGGAGTGGAGCAGCAGAAGGCAGAAGTTGTCGAGCAGGTTCCCACTCCTGGCACCCTGTCTTTTGCCTTCCTGGAGCATGAGCAGACCAAAGCCACCCTTCGCACCTCTCGCACTCTAATCATCCTCAGAGGCCTCCCCGGCAGTGGCAAGAGCCTCTTGGCACGCGCCATTGCAGATAGCTACCAGGGTCTCTGCACTGTCTGCTGTGCTGATGACCATGGTGTGAAACCGGAGAATCCAGAAGCATCAGCAGATGGGTACAAGGCTTTTGACGATGCTGTGGTAGCCTGCTGCAGTGTAGGAACATCTGCTCAAGTGATAGTGGTGGATGACACCAACCATACCCATGATCGGCTGGCCCGTCTGGGGGAGGTGGCAGAGCAGCACCGGCTGGTGGCCATGTTTCTGGAGCCCCGCACTGAGTGGAGCAGAGACTTGCCACAGCTGGCCAAGAAAACTCAGCGGGGGCTAGAGGAGGCCCAGATCCAGGCCATGAAAGTTCCCCTTGAGGAGACGTCCCTGCCCCTTTTCTTTGGCTGGTTCCTTCTCCCTGGCATCCAGGACAAGGTCAGGTGCACGTCCTTGGACTTCctgaaaacactggacacacttGAGGCCTTCAAGAAGCACTTGCCTGACT TCACTGTTGAGGCTGAGAAGGAGGTGGACCTGGAGCAGTATTTCCAAGCCAATGGAACTCTTCATTGCACTACCAAATTCTGTGACTATGGCAAGGCTGAGGGAGCCAAGGAATATGCAGACAAACCA GCCGTTAAAGAGTTGTATGGCTCTGTGTTCGAGTTGTCTCTCAGTGCCCTCTTCGTCACACCTCGCACTGTTGGTGCCCGGGTTTCACTCTCTGAGGATCAGTTGACCCTGTGGCCTGCCGATGCTGAGAAGGAGGTAGTGTCTGTAGTCCCGGCCGCCACCACCCTGCCTGCTGGCAGCCGTGCCCACATCACCTTGGGCTGTGCGGAGGGCGTTGAGCAGCTGCAGACGGGTATCGACCTGCTGGAGATCCTAGCGCTGCAGCAAGCGGGGCAGGAGGGCGAGCTGGTGGAGGAGATGGAGCTTGGCTCCCTGTCCTACTATGGCAAGGGGAGGTGGCTGCTCAGTCTGAGGGAGCCTGTCTCCGCCCAGGCCTGCTTTTCCAGCCTCTACGGGCCCAAGAAGGCAGACGCCAAGAAAGACGGGGACAAGAAGAAGAAGCAAAAGTGCACCATTCTgtaa